A window of the Lactuca sativa cultivar Salinas chromosome 7, Lsat_Salinas_v11, whole genome shotgun sequence genome harbors these coding sequences:
- the LOC111891016 gene encoding homeobox-leucine zipper protein MERISTEM L1 has product MFQPNMFENHHHHHLLDMSHRAPENNLVMLRDDDQDSKSGNDIMEAVSGDDQDPSQHANKKKRYHRHTQHQIQEMEAFFKECPHPDDKQRKELGRRLSLEPLQVKFWFQNKRTQMKAQHERFDNTQLRNENEKLQAENIRYKEALANATCPNCGGPAAIGEMSFDEQQLRMENARLREEIDRISGIAAKYVGKPMVSYPDASSQGPSRSLDLPVASFSPQQGMVGEMFGANDLLRSLAGGPTEAEKPIIIELAVTAMEELVRMAQVCEPLWVPTSNNSHEILSEDEYLRSFPRGIGPKLMGWKSEASRESMVVIMNHMTLVEILMDVNQWSNVFCGIVSRAMTLEVLSTGVAGNYNGALQVMTAEYQIPSPLVPTRENYFVRYCKQHGDGTWAVVDVSLDNMRSSSSSRCRRRPSGCLIQELPNGYSKVTWIEHVEVDNGVVHDIYKVLVNSGLAFGAKRWIATLDRQSERLASAMASNIPAGDIGVITSPEGRKSMLKLAERMVLSFCSGVGASTAHTWTTLSGSGGDDVRVMTRKSVDDPGRPSGIVLSAATSFWLPVHPKQVFNFLRDENSRSEWDILSNCGHVEEIAHIANGRDPGNCVSLLRVNSANSSQSNMLILQESSTDSTGSYVIYAPVDINAMNVALNGGDPDYVALLPSGFAILPDGPVHYEGGVLVGGTGGSLLTIAFQILVDSVPTSKLSLGSVATVNNLIKCTVERIKAAVTSNMSKAMGIL; this is encoded by the exons ATGTTTCAGCCAAACATGTTtgaaaatcatcatcatcatcatcttcttgatATGAGTCATAGAGCCCCAGAAAATAATCTTGTTATGCTTAGAGATGACGATCAAGATAGTAAATCCGGGAACGATATCATGGAAGCTGTTTCAGGCGATGATCAAGATCCCAGTCAACATGCCAATAAAAAGAAACGCTACCATCGCCATACTCAACATCAAATCCAGGAAATGGAAGC GTTTTTCAAAGAGTGCCCCCATCCCGATGATAAGCAAAGAAAGGAACTTGGAAGAAGACTATCCTTAGAGCCTTTGCAGGTTAAATTTTGGTTCCAGAACAAACGAACACAAATGAAG GCTCAGCATGAACGCTTTGATAACACACAGCTGAGGAATGAAAATGAAAAGCTCCAGGCAGAGAACATACGGTACAAGGAAGCCCTCGCAAACGCCACCTGTCCTAACTGTGGAGGCCCAGCAGCTATTGGTGAAATGTCTTTTGATGAACAACAGTTGAGGATGGAAAATGCTCGTCTACGAGAAGAG ATTGATAGGATATCTGGAATTGCTGCCAAGTATGTTGGCAAGCCAATGGTCTCTTACCCTGATGCGTCGTCTCAAGGACCCTCTCGCTCACTTGACTTACCTGTGGCTAGTTTTAGTCCACAACAAGGGATGGTAGGCGAGATGTTTGGAGCAAACGACCTTCTTCGGTCCTTGGCTGGTGGCCCTACTGAGGCTGAGAAGCCTATTATCATTGAGCTAGCTGTTACAGCCATGGAGGAACTGGTTAGAATGGCTCAGGTTTGTGAGCCCTTGTGGGTTCCAACCTCAAATAACTCTCATGAGATTTTAAGCGAAGATGAGTATCTGCGGTCATTTCCTAGAGGCATTGGACCAAAACTAATGGGATGGAAATCAGAAGCTTCAAGGGAATCGATGGTCGTCATCATGAATCATATGACTCTTGTGGAAATTCTAATGGATGTG AATCAATGGTCAAATGTGTTTTGTGGCATTGTTTCAAGAGCAATGACTTTAGAAGTGCTTTCAACCGGAGTGGCTGGCAATTATAATGGAGCTCTTCAAGTG ATGACAGCTGAATATCAGATTCCTTCACCACTCGTTCCAACACGAGAAAACTATTTCGTTCGGTATTGTAAACAACATGGTGATGGGACGTGGGCGGTTGTTGATGTATCCTTGGATAATATGCGCTCATCCTCAAGTTCAAGATGTAGGAGAAGGCCCTCTGGCTGCTTGATTCAAGAACTTCCTAATGGTTACTCTAAG GTCACTTGGATTGAACATGTTGAAGTTGATAATGGGGTCGTTCATGATATCTATAAGGTACTAGTAAACTCTGGTCTAGCATTTGGTGCAAAAAGATGGATAGCCACTTTAGATAGACAAAGTGAACGACTTGCAAGTGCAATGGCTAGCAATATTCCTGCAGGAGATATCGGAG TTATAACATCTCCAGAAGGTCgaaagagtatgttgaagttAGCTGAAAGAATGGTTTTGAGCTTCTGTAGTGGGGTTGGTGCTTCGACTGCACACACATGGACAACTTTATCTGGTAGTGGCGGAGATGATGTACGTGTAATGACCCGAAAAAGTGTAGATGATCCAGGCAGGCCTTCTGGTATTGTGCTAAGTGCTGCAACTTCATTTTGGTTACCAGTTCACCCAAAACAGGTTTTCAATTTTCTCCGCGATGAGAACTCTAGGAGTGAG TGGGATATACTTTCAAATTGTGGGCATGTTGAAGAAATCGCACACATTGCCAACGGCCGTGATCCAGGAAATTGTGTTTCCCTTTTGCGTGTTAAT AGTGCAAATTCAAGTCAGAGCAACATGCTCATCCTACAAGAGAGTTCAACCGATTCTACAGGTTCATATGTTATATATGCACCAGTGGATATTAATGCAATGAATGTTGCATTAAATGGAGGCGATCCGGATTATGTTGCGTTGCTTCCATCTGGTTTTGCCATACTTCCTGATGGACCAGTACATTATGAAGGAGGAGTTCTTGTTGGTGGAACCGGTGGATCATTACTCACCATCGCATTCCAGATTTTAGTAGATTCGGTTCCTACATCCAAACTATCACTAGGATCGGTGGCAACAGTTAATAATCTTATTAAGTGCACGGTTGAAAGGATCAAAGCTGCAGTCACTTCTAATATGAGTAAAGCAATGGGGATTTTATAA